A single genomic interval of Chloracidobacterium validum harbors:
- a CDS encoding glycosyltransferase, with the protein MKRFARDNQVVFVNSISMGLPGFGSPELLTKIRRKLRSYVKYVRRTPEGIWVVTPILSPFFSNPIWRRINHWLLVTQLRLLLRWLRIERPILWIAIPTARDMVGQFNESLVAYHVSDKYDANPVDTGGHVAFIRQLHEELITAADLVFYHGWKLLADAQQGREKSFLLEQAVDFEHFAAARHGSWECPPPLAPIKRLGKPILGFFGAIERWQIDQSLIMHVSEHRPDWQFVFIGNKTAPLQIERLPNVHFIPAQPYAELPAFAANFDVCVVPKDATHDIVKYTSATKVREYLATGKPVVIVPIPEFEPMADVVRIARTPDDFIHQVEACLVADTETDADRRQMAVRNKTWDARFIEVAALLEQQLKQRQPAR; encoded by the coding sequence ATGAAACGCTTTGCGCGCGACAACCAGGTGGTGTTTGTCAACTCAATCTCGATGGGGCTGCCCGGCTTCGGCAGCCCAGAACTTCTGACCAAAATTCGGCGCAAGCTGCGGAGTTATGTGAAGTACGTCCGGCGGACGCCAGAAGGAATCTGGGTCGTCACACCGATTCTATCGCCTTTTTTTTCAAACCCAATCTGGCGACGCATCAACCACTGGTTACTCGTCACCCAGCTACGGCTGCTCCTCCGCTGGTTGCGCATCGAGCGACCAATTCTGTGGATTGCCATTCCAACGGCGCGAGACATGGTGGGGCAGTTCAACGAATCTCTGGTTGCATATCACGTCTCGGATAAATATGATGCCAATCCAGTGGATACAGGCGGACACGTCGCCTTTATTCGCCAACTTCACGAAGAACTCATTACGGCGGCCGACCTTGTTTTCTACCACGGCTGGAAGCTCCTCGCCGACGCCCAACAGGGACGTGAGAAGTCATTCCTCCTCGAACAAGCCGTGGACTTCGAGCATTTCGCGGCCGCGCGCCATGGCTCTTGGGAGTGTCCCCCTCCCCTAGCCCCCATCAAGCGCCTTGGGAAGCCTATTCTGGGCTTTTTTGGGGCGATTGAACGGTGGCAGATTGACCAGTCGCTCATCATGCACGTGAGTGAGCATCGTCCAGACTGGCAGTTTGTATTCATTGGAAACAAAACCGCGCCTCTTCAGATTGAAAGGCTGCCCAACGTCCACTTCATTCCGGCCCAGCCCTATGCTGAGCTTCCAGCTTTCGCGGCAAACTTTGATGTCTGTGTCGTTCCGAAAGACGCCACGCATGACATTGTCAAATACACCAGCGCCACCAAAGTCAGGGAGTACTTGGCTACGGGCAAACCGGTCGTCATCGTCCCCATTCCAGAGTTTGAACCAATGGCGGATGTGGTCCGCATCGCGCGAACACCGGATGACTTTATCCACCAAGTCGAAGCCTGTTTGGTAGCCGATACCGAAACAGACGCTGATCGTCGGCAGATGGCGGTGCGGAATAAAACCTGGGATGCCCGTTTTATTGAGGTCGCGGCGCTTCTCGAGCAGCAACTCAAGCAACGGCAACCAGCTCGCTGA
- a CDS encoding M1 family metallopeptidase gives MSEAVWKTKNHPRTWRILGGLLLWLVLHFGLTPAAPGDANAPLSDRRVRYQIEAILDTENKEIRGRERLVWRNPASHAVPDLQFHLYLNAFRDERSSFRRGSDGGQLRGDRMDAQFPGAIDLLSMRLSDGTDLLPAGEFIHPDDDNAEDRTVWRVVLPQPVPPNGTIALDIEFLAKLPRVFARTGYYGDFFMVAQWFPKLGVYEPVGMRRRTTAGWNCHQFHATTEFYADFGEYDVTLDVPGHFKVGATGVERERQTLPNGRTRYRFTQADVHDFAWTCSPYFLVTEERFEAAGLPPVKLILLLQPEHADQRERHLRAARIALEAYGRSIGPYPYETLTIVDPAYAADGAGGMEYPTLITVGTRRQSPDDELLGPEVVLIHEFGHQYWYGMVASNEFEEAWLDEGINSYCEANLMADHYPNSSAQWLRLGGRPVFRLPVRAPDWSFQRAQLFVLGARAVTTHPILTPAWQFSDPSLYAFNAYARPALTLKMLEGYVGPETMQRILKTYFERWRFKHPTSDDFFDVASEVAGEDLSWFFDQYFRGTKLLDYAVTSLDTRQVTITRQGEAVMPHSIELRFADGSVRRETWDGQADRYPITTDRDLVAVVLDPDDTLRLDMNPANNSRTRLSSAQANASLLARALLVMQWLLHGAVSLL, from the coding sequence ATGTCGGAAGCTGTCTGGAAAACAAAAAACCATCCGCGCACCTGGAGGATACTTGGCGGTCTCCTGCTCTGGCTGGTCCTACACTTTGGTCTAACGCCCGCGGCACCCGGCGATGCGAATGCGCCACTTTCCGACCGCCGGGTACGATACCAGATTGAAGCCATTCTCGATACCGAGAACAAGGAAATCCGCGGCCGGGAACGCCTCGTGTGGCGCAATCCGGCGTCCCATGCCGTGCCGGACTTGCAGTTTCATCTTTACCTGAACGCTTTTCGGGATGAACGAAGCTCCTTTCGCCGTGGCTCTGATGGCGGACAGTTGCGTGGAGACCGGATGGATGCTCAGTTTCCTGGTGCGATTGACCTGTTGAGCATGCGCCTCAGCGATGGAACTGACCTGCTTCCGGCCGGGGAATTCATTCACCCGGACGATGACAACGCCGAGGATCGCACCGTATGGCGGGTTGTCTTACCTCAGCCTGTCCCGCCTAACGGCACCATTGCGCTGGACATTGAATTTTTGGCCAAGCTCCCGCGTGTGTTTGCCCGCACCGGCTACTACGGGGATTTCTTCATGGTTGCGCAGTGGTTTCCCAAACTGGGCGTCTATGAACCAGTCGGCATGCGCCGGCGGACGACGGCCGGCTGGAACTGCCACCAGTTTCACGCCACAACGGAATTTTACGCCGACTTTGGCGAATACGACGTCACACTGGACGTGCCCGGCCACTTCAAGGTTGGCGCAACCGGCGTGGAACGAGAACGCCAGACACTACCCAACGGGCGGACGCGCTATCGCTTCACCCAAGCTGATGTTCACGACTTCGCGTGGACTTGTTCGCCGTATTTTCTTGTCACCGAAGAACGGTTTGAAGCCGCCGGTCTTCCGCCCGTCAAGTTGATCTTGCTGCTTCAGCCGGAGCATGCCGACCAACGGGAGCGGCATCTGCGGGCAGCGCGGATCGCCCTTGAAGCCTATGGACGGAGCATTGGACCATATCCGTACGAGACGCTCACCATCGTTGACCCGGCCTATGCGGCCGATGGCGCCGGCGGCATGGAGTACCCAACACTCATCACCGTCGGGACGCGCCGTCAATCGCCCGACGATGAGCTGCTTGGGCCGGAAGTGGTCCTCATCCACGAGTTCGGGCATCAGTACTGGTATGGCATGGTCGCCAGCAATGAGTTTGAGGAAGCCTGGCTCGATGAGGGCATCAATAGCTACTGCGAAGCCAATCTCATGGCAGACCACTATCCGAACTCGAGCGCCCAGTGGCTGCGCCTTGGCGGCCGTCCGGTGTTCCGCCTACCGGTTCGCGCCCCAGATTGGTCGTTTCAACGCGCCCAGTTATTTGTCTTGGGGGCGCGTGCCGTGACAACCCATCCCATTCTCACCCCGGCGTGGCAGTTCTCCGACCCGTCACTTTATGCCTTCAATGCCTATGCCCGCCCGGCCCTCACGCTGAAAATGCTCGAAGGCTACGTTGGGCCGGAAACGATGCAGCGCATCCTCAAGACCTACTTTGAGCGATGGCGCTTCAAACACCCGACCTCGGATGATTTTTTCGACGTGGCTTCGGAAGTTGCCGGAGAAGACCTCAGTTGGTTTTTCGACCAGTATTTTCGTGGAACGAAGCTACTCGACTACGCCGTGACATCGCTCGACACGCGCCAAGTCACCATCACGCGCCAGGGCGAAGCAGTGATGCCGCACAGCATCGAGTTACGCTTTGCCGATGGCAGCGTGCGCCGCGAGACGTGGGACGGCCAAGCGGATCGTTACCCAATCACCACCGACCGGGACTTGGTTGCCGTCGTCCTTGATCCAGACGACACCCTGCGGTTAGACATGAACCCGGCGAATAACAGTCGAACGCGCTTGTCATCGGCGCAAGCCAACGCCAGCTTACTGGCGCGCGCGCTGCTTGTGATGCAGTGGCTGCTCCACGGCGCGGTCAGCCTGCTTTGA
- a CDS encoding DUF4351 domain-containing protein, which produces MTPTTDHDRLFKELFTLFFPDFLDLFAPDAAARVDKASLVFLDKELFTDVTRGERRQADLVVKGRLRDQDACFLVHIETQATRQADFAERMFLYGARLYEKHRLPLYPVAVLSYDAPRAPEPDAFELWCGAWLPLRYAFRVVQLNRLNWRDFVNRPNPVASALMAKMGMRQGERVRVKVECLRMLAGLRLDKARTQVVSGFVDTYLRLNEVEQAAFMEEAAQLEPEAREGVMQIVTSWMEEGLQQGLQQGLQQGLQQGLQQGEQVGEAKVVLRLLRRRFGAAVEAETERIRALPTTRLEQLADDLLDFTQLEDLTNWLDAKAG; this is translated from the coding sequence GTGACGCCAACCACTGACCACGACCGCCTGTTCAAGGAACTCTTCACGCTATTCTTTCCCGACTTCCTTGACCTGTTCGCCCCCGATGCGGCCGCCCGGGTGGATAAAGCCTCGCTGGTGTTTCTCGACAAGGAACTCTTCACCGATGTCACGCGCGGCGAACGTCGCCAGGCAGATTTGGTCGTCAAAGGTCGCCTGCGTGACCAGGACGCCTGCTTCCTCGTTCACATCGAAACCCAGGCGACACGGCAGGCGGACTTTGCCGAGCGGATGTTTTTGTATGGGGCGCGGCTGTATGAAAAACACCGGCTACCGCTCTACCCGGTAGCGGTGTTGTCCTATGATGCACCACGTGCGCCTGAACCGGACGCCTTTGAGCTGTGGTGCGGTGCATGGCTGCCATTGCGGTATGCCTTTCGGGTGGTACAGTTGAACCGGTTGAACTGGCGTGACTTCGTGAACCGTCCGAATCCGGTGGCGAGCGCGTTGATGGCGAAGATGGGAATGCGTCAGGGGGAGCGGGTTCGGGTCAAGGTGGAGTGTTTGCGGATGTTGGCGGGCTTGCGGCTAGACAAGGCGCGGACGCAGGTCGTGTCGGGTTTCGTGGATACATACTTGCGATTGAACGAAGTGGAGCAGGCGGCGTTTATGGAGGAAGCAGCGCAGCTTGAGCCGGAAGCGCGGGAGGGCGTCATGCAGATTGTAACGAGTTGGATGGAAGAAGGTCTCCAACAGGGTCTCCAACAGGGTCTCCAACAGGGTCTCCAGCAAGGTCTCCAGCAGGGGGAGCAAGTTGGGGAGGCAAAGGTCGTCCTGCGATTGTTGCGGCGGCGCTTTGGGGCGGCCGTCGAAGCCGAAACGGAGCGTATCCGGGCGTTGCCGACGACACGGTTAGAGCAACTGGCCGACGACTTGCTGGACTTCACCCAACTTGAAGACTTGACCAACTGGTTGGATGCCAAAGCTGGGTAG
- a CDS encoding nucleoside triphosphate pyrophosphohydrolase family protein, whose translation MLTLDEYQQAAERTAAYPNRGHNLVYPVLGLASEAGEVAGKLKKAIRDTGGQLSEDQRARLLDEVGDVLWYVAAICAELDTSLEAVARANLDKLASRAERGVIGGDGDKR comes from the coding sequence ATGTTGACCCTAGATGAGTACCAACAAGCGGCCGAGCGCACCGCCGCCTACCCTAATCGTGGGCATAACCTTGTCTATCCGGTTTTGGGGCTGGCCAGCGAAGCCGGTGAAGTCGCCGGTAAACTCAAGAAGGCTATCCGCGACACTGGCGGACAACTTTCTGAAGACCAACGCGCTCGCTTACTGGACGAAGTTGGAGATGTGTTGTGGTACGTTGCTGCGATTTGCGCAGAGCTTGATACCTCACTTGAAGCAGTTGCCCGCGCCAACCTGGATAAGCTCGCCTCGCGGGCCGAGCGCGGCGTGATCGGTGGGGATGGTGACAAGCGCTGA
- the hisB gene encoding imidazoleglycerol-phosphate dehydratase HisB has translation MTHRTASLTRRTNETNVIVTLDLDGTGISRITTGIGFFDHMLAQLAKHSDIDLDIHCDGDLDIDEHHTVEDVGITLGQALTQALGDKAGIARFGDAYAPLDETLARAVVDISGRPYLVYDVANPRERIGMFAVEMAEHFWRSVAFSASLTLHIAVLYGRNQHHILEATFKAAARALGTATRRLSGRSDIPSTKGRL, from the coding sequence ATGACGCACCGCACGGCGTCGCTCACGCGACGCACCAATGAAACGAACGTGATTGTCACGCTTGACTTGGATGGCACCGGGATTTCCCGGATCACAACCGGCATTGGCTTTTTTGACCACATGCTGGCGCAGCTTGCCAAGCACAGCGACATCGACTTGGATATTCACTGCGATGGCGACCTCGACATTGACGAGCACCATACCGTCGAAGATGTCGGTATCACGCTTGGGCAGGCATTGACGCAGGCCCTTGGGGACAAAGCGGGCATCGCTCGATTTGGTGACGCCTACGCCCCACTGGATGAGACCCTGGCGCGCGCAGTTGTGGATATTTCTGGCCGACCTTATCTGGTGTACGACGTGGCCAACCCACGCGAACGAATCGGCATGTTTGCCGTCGAAATGGCCGAGCATTTTTGGCGCTCGGTGGCCTTCAGTGCCAGCCTCACCTTACACATTGCCGTTCTTTACGGGCGCAACCAGCACCACATTCTGGAAGCCACCTTCAAAGCCGCTGCCCGCGCCCTTGGGACAGCAACGCGGCGCCTGAGCGGACGCTCTGACATTCCCTCGACGAAAGGCCGGCTGTAA
- a CDS encoding sigma-70 family RNA polymerase sigma factor translates to MSKNAMRYELDPSEESFSVTEETHSTPDATDDDASDTISVYLKSLSHTTLLTRQEETVVAREMERQERRAIRLLARAMAVADYVVQLAQRLQAEGLRLSDLLVLPRGEDDADGERCEAPLKPDLDERQERALCEKFAAIEAAQAGIRAMVAQPNYKHNHPNLDVRRLRVQIGRMLYKLPFNKTIRRRLEIAWGNVVDDALTLKAERARLEYRLKDSRLDAATIRLLKHQLKAVRAQIRKMECDNALPLDAIISSWKRFAETKQKAEAYKLRMIESNLKLVVFIGRDFMGRGLAMEDLIQEGNIGLIRAVEKFDWRRGIKFSTYAVWWIKQAIQLAIANQSRTIRLPTYMVDRVNRVRRVLRQMTTNGDEDPTPEEIAPLVGLSPDDVRQVLNVVTEPVSLETPTADDDGEHSLGDLLPDHNTQDPLRESMTVEMAQNLREALSRLSARESEVLMRRFGLMPDGREWTLEEIGAHFQLTRERIRQIEMRALAKLSHPSRSRKLRDALHT, encoded by the coding sequence ATGAGTAAAAACGCAATGCGCTATGAGCTTGACCCTAGCGAAGAAAGCTTTTCCGTCACGGAAGAGACCCACTCAACTCCAGACGCCACCGATGACGACGCGAGTGACACGATTTCGGTTTATCTCAAGTCACTCTCCCACACGACACTCCTGACCCGGCAGGAGGAAACGGTTGTCGCCCGTGAAATGGAGCGCCAGGAACGCCGTGCCATACGGTTGCTAGCACGCGCCATGGCGGTTGCCGACTACGTCGTTCAATTGGCGCAGCGGTTACAAGCCGAAGGGCTACGGCTCTCCGACCTGCTGGTTCTTCCCCGCGGAGAAGACGACGCCGATGGGGAGCGCTGTGAAGCGCCGCTCAAGCCAGACCTTGACGAACGCCAGGAACGCGCGCTCTGTGAGAAATTTGCCGCAATCGAAGCTGCCCAGGCCGGCATCCGGGCCATGGTTGCGCAACCAAACTACAAGCACAACCACCCGAACCTCGATGTGCGTCGGCTACGTGTCCAAATCGGACGCATGCTCTACAAGCTGCCTTTCAACAAAACGATTCGGCGACGGCTCGAAATCGCGTGGGGCAATGTCGTGGATGACGCCTTGACGCTCAAGGCAGAACGCGCGCGGCTTGAATACCGGCTCAAGGATTCGCGGCTCGATGCCGCAACCATTCGATTGCTCAAGCATCAGCTCAAGGCCGTCCGGGCGCAGATTCGCAAGATGGAATGCGACAATGCCCTGCCCCTCGATGCCATTATTTCCAGTTGGAAACGGTTCGCGGAAACCAAGCAAAAGGCCGAAGCTTACAAGCTCCGCATGATTGAGTCTAACCTCAAGCTGGTTGTGTTTATCGGACGCGACTTTATGGGACGCGGACTCGCCATGGAAGACCTCATTCAGGAAGGCAACATTGGCTTGATTCGTGCGGTTGAGAAATTCGACTGGCGGCGCGGCATCAAGTTTTCCACCTATGCCGTGTGGTGGATTAAGCAGGCCATTCAACTGGCCATTGCGAATCAATCCCGCACAATTCGCCTTCCAACATATATGGTAGATCGGGTGAACCGGGTGCGGCGGGTGTTGCGTCAAATGACAACCAATGGTGACGAAGACCCGACGCCGGAAGAAATTGCCCCACTGGTTGGGCTGAGTCCTGATGACGTGCGCCAGGTGCTCAATGTCGTGACTGAACCGGTGTCACTTGAAACACCAACGGCCGATGATGATGGGGAGCACTCACTCGGCGACCTGCTGCCTGACCACAACACGCAGGACCCCCTGCGTGAGTCCATGACGGTTGAAATGGCGCAGAACCTGCGTGAGGCCCTGAGTCGTCTTTCAGCGCGAGAATCGGAAGTTCTCATGCGGCGCTTTGGGCTTATGCCGGACGGCCGTGAATGGACGCTTGAAGAAATTGGAGCGCACTTTCAGTTGACCCGCGAGCGAATTCGCCAGATTGAAATGCGCGCCCTGGCAAAGCTGAGTCACCCCAGCCGCAGTCGCAAACTCCGTGACGCGCTCCACACCTGA
- a CDS encoding M48 family metallopeptidase: MFSVRYSRCVVSWLLVTGLLVVPVFPTRVWADDKDKRTNSPVTRKLSDKENPLMIGKRDINKGSLNFYSKDKEMAIGAQLAADLDRQLKFVTDPVVVEYVNRIGQTLAQNSDSKMPFTIKVVDSPEVNAFALPGGYFYVNKGLILAADNEAQVASVMAHEIAHVAARHATEQVSKGQLAQFGMIPLIFVGGVAGVLVANAANILVPLTFLKFGRNAEFEADMLGAQYAWASGYDPDEFIAFFEKLKAQQDPKQKIPTVFSTHPPSEERATKMRQLTAAFPVRDEYTISSSEFARVKARLGAIAPDAGRRIGPGGGSDTGPSRPTLRRRQPDAPPDDDDMGAPSDRPQKSEPSNRPTLRRRTDTPPSDDEPPLN, encoded by the coding sequence ATGTTCTCGGTACGGTATTCTCGATGCGTTGTAAGCTGGCTGCTCGTCACCGGATTACTGGTCGTCCCCGTGTTTCCCACTCGTGTCTGGGCGGATGACAAGGATAAGCGAACCAACTCTCCGGTGACGCGCAAGTTGAGCGACAAAGAAAACCCCTTGATGATCGGCAAACGCGACATCAACAAAGGCAGCCTCAACTTTTACTCAAAAGACAAGGAAATGGCGATTGGCGCGCAGTTAGCTGCCGATCTTGACCGTCAACTCAAGTTTGTCACCGATCCAGTCGTGGTTGAGTATGTCAACCGCATTGGGCAGACGCTTGCTCAGAATTCCGATTCCAAAATGCCTTTTACCATCAAGGTCGTTGATTCACCCGAGGTCAATGCCTTTGCCTTACCGGGTGGCTATTTCTATGTCAACAAGGGATTGATTCTGGCGGCAGATAACGAAGCCCAGGTGGCGAGCGTGATGGCGCACGAAATTGCTCACGTCGCCGCGCGGCATGCCACCGAACAGGTATCCAAAGGCCAGTTGGCGCAGTTTGGCATGATCCCGCTTATCTTTGTCGGTGGCGTGGCTGGCGTACTCGTCGCCAATGCCGCAAACATTCTCGTGCCGCTGACCTTTCTCAAATTTGGTCGCAATGCGGAATTTGAGGCTGACATGCTTGGCGCGCAGTACGCGTGGGCCAGTGGTTACGACCCAGATGAGTTCATTGCCTTTTTTGAAAAGCTGAAAGCGCAACAGGATCCGAAGCAGAAAATCCCGACGGTGTTCTCAACACACCCGCCATCAGAGGAGCGCGCCACGAAAATGCGTCAGTTGACAGCGGCTTTCCCAGTGCGGGACGAATACACGATCAGCTCTTCGGAGTTTGCGCGGGTCAAAGCCCGGTTAGGGGCAATTGCGCCGGATGCCGGGCGGCGGATTGGCCCGGGTGGCGGCAGCGACACCGGCCCGAGTCGTCCTACCCTGCGCCGCCGTCAACCGGATGCGCCACCCGACGATGACGACATGGGCGCTCCAAGCGACCGTCCACAGAAGTCTGAGCCATCCAACCGTCCAACCCTGCGGCGGCGTACCGACACGCCACCGAGCGATGACGAGCCGCCACTAAACTAG
- the glpK gene encoding glycerol kinase GlpK, whose translation MTTRYILALDQGTTSSRAIVFDQEGGIVALAQRPFEQLFPQPGWVEHRPEDIWNSQIGAAREALRQSGLTARDIAAIGLTNQRETTLIWDRTTGEPLGNAIVWQCRRTAARCDALRAQPVAQTIQAKTGLVVDAYFSASKAEWLLEHWPDARRRAEAGELAFGTVDTWLLWQLTGGRVHATDVTNASRTMLFDIHQLTWDAELCSLFSIPMAMLPTVVPSSGYLGETSPEIFGDAIPISGLAGDQQAALFGQMCARVGMAKNTYGTGCFLLLHTGTKPCLSQQSLLSTVAWRLGDAPAEYALEGSVFIAGAAVQWLRDGLQLIGGAAETEAVARSVPDTDGVVFVPAFVGLGAPYWDPHARGLIAGLTRGTTRAHLVRAALEAIAYQTRDVVEAMLTDARQALGAGFALTELRVDGGAAANDFLMQFQADVLGVPVVRPTVTETTAAGAAYLAGLGSGFWRDLPEVTAVWRSERIFTPSPDGSTRQTGYAAWLDAVRRTQRL comes from the coding sequence ATGACCACACGTTACATTCTTGCCCTTGACCAGGGAACGACCAGTTCGCGCGCGATTGTGTTTGACCAGGAAGGGGGCATCGTGGCGCTTGCCCAGCGACCCTTCGAGCAGCTTTTCCCACAGCCGGGTTGGGTTGAACACCGACCAGAAGACATCTGGAACTCACAAATCGGGGCAGCGCGTGAAGCGCTCCGGCAGTCCGGATTAACCGCCCGTGACATTGCTGCCATTGGCTTGACCAATCAACGCGAGACAACGCTGATCTGGGACCGGACAACCGGCGAGCCACTGGGCAACGCAATTGTATGGCAGTGTCGCCGCACGGCTGCGCGCTGCGACGCCCTCCGCGCCCAGCCGGTCGCGCAGACAATCCAAGCCAAAACTGGACTGGTCGTGGATGCCTACTTTTCGGCCAGCAAGGCTGAATGGCTGCTCGAACACTGGCCAGATGCGCGCCGCCGGGCTGAAGCCGGTGAGCTTGCCTTTGGAACGGTGGATACCTGGTTGCTCTGGCAGTTGACCGGCGGACGGGTTCACGCCACGGACGTCACCAATGCGAGCCGAACCATGCTGTTTGATATTCACCAACTGACGTGGGACGCCGAATTATGCTCGCTGTTTTCTATTCCCATGGCGATGTTGCCGACGGTTGTCCCGTCCAGTGGTTACTTAGGTGAAACCAGCCCAGAAATCTTTGGTGATGCCATCCCAATTTCGGGATTAGCTGGCGACCAACAAGCCGCGTTGTTTGGGCAAATGTGCGCGCGCGTCGGCATGGCTAAAAATACCTACGGAACAGGCTGCTTTTTGCTTTTGCACACCGGGACGAAGCCGTGCTTATCTCAGCAATCATTGCTCTCCACGGTAGCCTGGCGGTTGGGCGATGCCCCGGCTGAGTACGCCCTTGAAGGCAGTGTGTTCATTGCCGGCGCAGCCGTGCAATGGCTCCGCGATGGACTCCAACTCATCGGTGGTGCGGCTGAAACCGAAGCCGTAGCGCGCTCGGTACCAGATACGGATGGCGTGGTGTTCGTGCCGGCCTTTGTGGGGTTGGGTGCGCCCTACTGGGACCCCCATGCCCGCGGTCTTATTGCCGGACTGACGCGCGGAACGACGCGCGCCCATCTCGTGCGCGCCGCGCTCGAAGCCATTGCCTACCAGACGCGCGATGTGGTCGAGGCGATGCTCACCGATGCACGGCAGGCGTTAGGCGCTGGATTTGCACTGACCGAACTCCGCGTGGATGGCGGCGCCGCCGCCAATGACTTTTTGATGCAGTTTCAGGCGGATGTTCTGGGGGTTCCGGTGGTTCGCCCGACCGTGACCGAAACCACCGCAGCCGGTGCGGCCTATCTGGCCGGCTTAGGGTCCGGTTTCTGGCGCGATTTGCCAGAGGTGACAGCCGTCTGGCGGAGCGAACGGATATTTACGCCGTCGCCGGATGGTTCGACAAGGCAGACCGGCTATGCGGCGTGGTTGGATGCCGTGCGCCGTACGCAGCGTCTTTGA